From the genome of Maridesulfovibrio ferrireducens:
TTTATTGGCCGAAGGAAAAAGTTTCGTTTTCAATAATATCTATACAGGCATCAACTACGTCAGCATCATAGATAATTCCGCGTCCTTTTACAATTTCTGCGATAGCTTTACCAAATCCCAGAGCGGGGCGGTAAGGGCGGTGTGAACTCATCGCTTCCACAACATCTGCAACTGCGATTATTTTTGATTCAGGCAGAATGATTTTTTCCGATAGTCCATCCGGGTAGCCGGTTCCGTCAAGCCTTTCGTGGTGCTGTCGAACAATATCTGCAACAGGCCAGGGGAAAGAAATACCTTTAAGAATTTCATAACCTATTTCAGGATGAGTTTTTACTAAGCTCATTTCCAGATCAGTAAGCCTTGTGGGTTTTGATAAAATTTCAGCCGGGATAGAAATTTTTCCTACATCATGAAGGATTCCGGCAATTTTGATGCAGTGAATTTTTTCTACCGGTAGATGAAGTTTTGCCGCTATTCTGGAAGCCAGTTCGGCTACCCTTTGCTGATGCCCGGAGGTGTACGGATCGCGTTTTTCGGACATGGTAGCAAGGGCGGCAACAGTTTCATCAAATGTACGCCGTAACTGCTTAATGCTTTTTTTGAGAGCGACTTCACTTTCTTTGATCTGTGAAATATCTCTGAATATAATAACAGTACCCATGACGATGTTTTTGTCTTGAATTTTGGAAATATTTACCGAAACTGGAATAGTTTTGGTTTTTGTTTTCAGAGCAATATCTTCAATCAGCAGCGTTTCTTCAGGTTTTGAACTTAAAGTTCTTAAAAGACTAATGGATTTTAATGTTGAAGAGTCCACCATATTGATTTCTTCACTGAATTTTTTTGCGAAAAGGTCTTCAGGTGAAGATTCCAGCATAACGGAGGCTGTTTTGTTCACGGATTTTATTATTCCGTTTTGATCTATCGTTACAACTGCGTCGGCTATACTGTCGAAGGTTGTTTTAAGCCAGCGGCGATTTTCTTTGAGAGAGCATTCCGCTTTGTGCTTATAAAGAGCTATTTCGATAGTCAGGTTTAATTCCCTGTCTTCAAAAGGCTTAATGATATAGCCGAAAGGTTCTGTTACTTTGGCTCGTTTCAGCGTTTCATTGTCAGCGTAAGCGGTAATATAAATTACCGGAATGGAGCAATCTCCGCCAATTGCTTTGGCTGTATCAATTCCGTCCAAGTCTCCTTCGAGCATTATATCCATGAGGATAAGATCCGGTGACAGGTGAAGAGCCATTTCAATGGCGGTTATTCCATTGGAAGCAGTTCCGACTACAGTATATCCTAAGGCGAGAAGTCTACTTTTGATATCAAGTGCAACAATAGCTTCATCTTCTACGATAAGAACTCGTGGCATTTGATTGCTTGGTTCCGGCTTTTCTGGGTAGGGAAGCATATAAAACTCGGTAGTTATA
Proteins encoded in this window:
- a CDS encoding HD domain-containing phosphohydrolase → MLPYPEKPEPSNQMPRVLIVEDEAIVALDIKSRLLALGYTVVGTASNGITAIEMALHLSPDLILMDIMLEGDLDGIDTAKAIGGDCSIPVIYITAYADNETLKRAKVTEPFGYIIKPFEDRELNLTIEIALYKHKAECSLKENRRWLKTTFDSIADAVVTIDQNGIIKSVNKTASVMLESSPEDLFAKKFSEEINMVDSSTLKSISLLRTLSSKPEETLLIEDIALKTKTKTIPVSVNISKIQDKNIVMGTVIIFRDISQIKESEVALKKSIKQLRRTFDETVAALATMSEKRDPYTSGHQQRVAELASRIAAKLHLPVEKIHCIKIAGILHDVGKISIPAEILSKPTRLTDLEMSLVKTHPEIGYEILKGISFPWPVADIVRQHHERLDGTGYPDGLSEKIILPESKIIAVADVVEAMSSHRPYRPALGFGKAIAEIVKGRGIIYDADVVDACIDIIENETFSFGQ